One genomic window of Polyangium aurulentum includes the following:
- a CDS encoding vWA domain-containing protein gives MSRTKSQPAFANRLALSLSLLLVAPVLAIPACGGSGDNGGSGNQGGSGNSGSGVGGDAGGIGLPGAGGSGNGGNSGSGGEACVSANKTAELRPLDIYVMLDQSGSMIGYHDTSKYDNCTEAVQDGGIIPISRWKDVTAALNGFMKDPSSVGINVGLGFFPPYQAQLPGQTKCQDNMCDIDEYVSPEVPIASLPGNATPIASALDFTPCPCNGTPMSAGLQGAVKYAQQRAAANPDHVVVVVLATDGEPKGDCSGGSDDGENYPAPTEVAKDAFTSSPSIPVYVIGVGNLLSSLNAIAEAGGTGKAFLMDGDQGTQDAFIKALNEIRGKALSCEIPIPPPPPGETLDPNKVNVVYKPSNGSPEVTFTKAADPSICDQVPGSWYYDDPAKPTQIILCPDACATITGDNAAQLDVGFGCESVIAIPK, from the coding sequence ATGAGCCGCACGAAGAGCCAACCCGCGTTCGCCAACCGACTCGCCCTTTCGCTCTCACTCTTGCTCGTCGCGCCAGTGCTTGCCATACCGGCGTGCGGAGGCAGCGGCGACAATGGCGGCTCGGGCAACCAGGGGGGCAGCGGGAATAGCGGCTCCGGCGTGGGCGGCGATGCCGGCGGCATCGGGCTCCCCGGCGCGGGCGGGAGCGGGAATGGCGGGAACAGCGGCTCCGGCGGTGAGGCGTGCGTCTCCGCGAACAAGACCGCCGAGCTGCGCCCGCTCGATATTTACGTGATGCTCGACCAGTCGGGGTCGATGATCGGCTACCACGACACGAGCAAATACGACAACTGCACCGAGGCGGTGCAGGACGGCGGCATCATTCCCATCTCGCGCTGGAAGGACGTCACGGCCGCGCTGAACGGGTTCATGAAGGACCCGAGCTCGGTGGGGATCAACGTGGGCCTCGGGTTCTTCCCGCCGTATCAGGCGCAGTTGCCAGGACAGACCAAGTGCCAGGACAACATGTGCGACATCGACGAGTACGTGTCGCCCGAGGTGCCCATTGCGTCGCTGCCTGGCAACGCGACGCCGATCGCCAGTGCGCTCGATTTCACGCCTTGCCCGTGCAACGGCACGCCGATGTCGGCGGGGCTCCAGGGCGCCGTCAAGTACGCGCAGCAGCGGGCGGCGGCGAACCCGGATCACGTCGTGGTCGTCGTGCTCGCGACCGACGGCGAGCCGAAGGGCGATTGCTCCGGCGGGTCCGACGATGGCGAGAATTATCCGGCGCCGACCGAGGTCGCCAAGGACGCTTTCACCAGCTCACCCAGCATTCCCGTCTACGTCATCGGCGTGGGCAACCTGCTCTCGTCCCTCAATGCCATTGCAGAGGCGGGCGGGACGGGCAAGGCGTTCCTGATGGACGGCGATCAAGGGACGCAGGATGCCTTCATCAAGGCCCTCAACGAGATCCGCGGCAAGGCGCTTTCCTGCGAGATCCCGATCCCGCCGCCGCCCCCGGGAGAGACGCTCGACCCGAACAAGGTCAATGTCGTCTACAAGCCGAGCAACGGCTCGCCAGAGGTCACGTTCACGAAGGCGGCCGACCCGTCCATCTGCGACCAGGTCCCCGGGAGCTGGTATTACGACGACCCGGCGAAGCCGACCCAGATCATCCTGTGCCCCGACGCATGCGCGACGATCACGGGCGACAACGCCGCGCAGCTCGACGTGGGCTTCGGCTGCGAATCGGTGATCGCAATCCCGAAATGA
- a CDS encoding peptidase M23 → MASTTIEKLMLKLSAIGALSALAIAMPSPLAAATYTANGPICETTAKVGSTTYYSCNGSSHTALDISNQSCSEWNHRGMLVGSFAYKSYSGCANNCANPPPNPDCNGGAGNYYVVTGASGWDFRQLHFNTNASTGSKTCDRCALGLVGSTGHSYGAHSHSDNRQYGTRKSAWYTAVGTTCGSSGYCNNVVGKPTL, encoded by the coding sequence ATGGCCAGCACGACGATTGAAAAGCTCATGTTGAAGTTGTCGGCGATCGGCGCCCTGTCTGCGCTCGCGATCGCGATGCCGTCGCCGCTCGCGGCAGCGACGTACACGGCCAACGGCCCGATCTGCGAGACGACCGCGAAGGTCGGGTCCACGACCTACTATTCGTGCAACGGCAGCAGCCACACGGCGCTCGACATCAGCAACCAGTCGTGCAGCGAGTGGAATCACCGCGGCATGCTCGTGGGCAGCTTCGCTTACAAGTCGTACAGCGGCTGCGCGAACAACTGCGCGAACCCGCCCCCGAACCCGGACTGCAATGGCGGCGCGGGCAACTATTACGTGGTGACCGGCGCGAGCGGCTGGGACTTCCGGCAGCTCCACTTCAACACCAACGCGAGCACGGGCTCGAAGACCTGCGACCGCTGTGCCCTCGGCCTCGTCGGCTCGACGGGGCACTCGTACGGCGCGCATTCGCACTCGGACAACCGCCAGTACGGCACGCGCAAGAGCGCCTGGTATACCGCGGTCGGCACGACCTGCGGCTCCAGCGGCTACTGCAACAACGTGGTCGGCAAGCCGACGCTCTGA
- a CDS encoding HEAT repeat domain-containing protein, whose product MRSLHADQPPSNRRRWAGPVVAMGLLLAFWLIFWPKRFSPPTGGTQDPRADLPTQAGERAAMPAGEGEGEVPQGNLREEDRVPMPGCWQGLREFDQHANLADMRAAIAAAVEGGDPLLATYLREKLAEMIGADPTRAQTVLAWAKNASGAELGILLGALKDAPAVRDPGVADKLLSMGEDKTGSPDLRSAALDALETQHHFEPAALGRMKEIALDGEADSAAWMATRTIGRVMKEDFQRTGVFEPYWKELLEVGKQSEETAVQILALEMPSYADPVLRGDSIAELAELLKKDPDRSVREMAAHRLSVTREPDRVLAVYREAFPAEKDECVRWAIFRFTARVAGGGALTMLAEFAAADPRFKEDHDDFMALYASGTVDFARIWMGKVERHQCVHEEGMGH is encoded by the coding sequence GTGCGAAGCCTGCATGCGGACCAGCCCCCGAGCAACCGCCGCCGTTGGGCAGGGCCCGTCGTTGCAATGGGCCTGCTGCTCGCGTTTTGGTTGATCTTCTGGCCCAAGCGCTTCTCGCCGCCCACCGGAGGGACGCAGGATCCGCGCGCAGATCTGCCCACGCAGGCTGGCGAGCGGGCCGCGATGCCCGCGGGCGAGGGGGAAGGCGAGGTGCCGCAGGGCAACCTGCGAGAGGAAGACCGTGTGCCCATGCCCGGATGCTGGCAGGGGCTGCGCGAATTCGACCAGCACGCAAACCTCGCCGATATGCGCGCCGCCATTGCGGCCGCCGTGGAGGGCGGCGATCCGCTGCTCGCCACCTACCTCCGCGAGAAGCTCGCAGAGATGATCGGCGCCGATCCGACGCGCGCACAGACGGTGCTCGCCTGGGCGAAAAATGCCTCGGGGGCGGAGCTCGGCATCCTCCTGGGCGCGCTCAAAGACGCGCCTGCGGTGCGGGATCCCGGCGTCGCCGACAAACTTCTCTCGATGGGTGAGGACAAGACCGGATCGCCCGATTTGCGCAGCGCGGCGCTCGATGCCCTGGAGACGCAGCACCATTTCGAGCCGGCCGCGCTCGGGCGAATGAAGGAGATCGCGCTCGACGGCGAGGCCGATTCGGCGGCGTGGATGGCGACCCGCACCATCGGACGGGTGATGAAGGAGGACTTCCAGCGCACCGGCGTCTTCGAGCCGTACTGGAAGGAGCTGCTCGAGGTCGGCAAGCAATCGGAGGAGACCGCGGTGCAGATCCTCGCGCTCGAGATGCCCTCGTACGCGGATCCGGTCCTGCGCGGCGACTCCATTGCCGAGCTCGCCGAGCTTCTGAAAAAGGATCCCGATCGCAGCGTCCGCGAGATGGCCGCCCACCGGCTCTCGGTGACGCGCGAGCCCGACCGGGTCCTCGCCGTCTACCGCGAGGCCTTCCCGGCGGAGAAGGATGAATGCGTGCGCTGGGCCATCTTCCGTTTCACGGCGAGGGTGGCGGGCGGTGGTGCATTGACCATGCTCGCCGAATTCGCGGCGGCGGATCCGAGGTTCAAGGAGGACCACGACGACTTCATGGCCCTGTACGCCTCGGGCACGGTCGATTTCGCGCGGATCTGGATGGGCAAGGTGGAGCGGCACCAGTGCGTGCACGAGGAAGGGATGGGGCATTGA
- a CDS encoding MmcQ/YjbR family DNA-binding protein has protein sequence MKWEKLCELGRELPEVVEDIWFRTPALKVRGKAMCRLREEGDTVVFLTENVEEQEFLIQTQPDIYYITDHYRGWPAVLARLATLTVPECRLRLERAWRVKAPKRLLAQLDGEAVTASARAKKPTPTPAKKPKEKATGKKKAGPKNRRG, from the coding sequence ATGAAGTGGGAGAAGCTCTGCGAGCTCGGCCGTGAATTGCCAGAAGTCGTCGAGGACATCTGGTTCCGAACCCCGGCGCTCAAGGTTCGCGGCAAGGCCATGTGCCGTCTGCGCGAGGAGGGCGACACGGTCGTCTTTTTGACCGAAAACGTCGAGGAGCAGGAGTTTCTGATTCAGACGCAGCCCGACATCTACTACATCACCGATCACTACCGGGGGTGGCCGGCGGTGCTCGCGCGGCTCGCGACGCTCACCGTGCCGGAGTGCCGTCTGCGGCTCGAGCGCGCCTGGCGCGTCAAGGCCCCGAAGAGACTGCTGGCACAGCTCGACGGGGAGGCTGTAACCGCGAGCGCGCGCGCCAAGAAGCCCACACCGACGCCGGCAAAGAAGCCGAAGGAAAAGGCGACGGGGAAGAAGAAGGCTGGGCCGAAGAATCGTCGCGGATGA
- a CDS encoding SRPBCC domain-containing protein, whose amino-acid sequence MKNGTLTQKDDHVELRFERRLAHPPEKVWRALTDSKELIHWFPARVEGAREAGAELRFFFEEGEPGTGRISVFDPPRVLEYTWEGDLLRWELRPEGTGCLLIFTTIPKERANVARDATGWHFCLDNLEAAVDGNPAAGFDKERFSALNAEYGARFGLGSFPAFMTGTANRVAAGSLRIPGVDAYAFSGADGAQITLCHAQSDGETEEQWRDFDEYLAVLDGRYVLRINGMDIELGPGREFVIPRGARIAGRFTAGTRTIHARGGPSLERAGS is encoded by the coding sequence ATGAAGAACGGAACCCTGACGCAAAAAGACGACCACGTCGAGCTCCGGTTCGAGCGGCGTCTTGCCCACCCGCCCGAGAAGGTCTGGCGCGCCCTCACGGACAGCAAGGAGCTGATCCATTGGTTTCCCGCACGCGTCGAGGGCGCCCGCGAGGCCGGCGCCGAGCTGCGCTTCTTCTTCGAGGAAGGCGAGCCGGGCACGGGGAGAATCTCGGTATTCGACCCGCCGCGCGTCCTCGAATACACGTGGGAGGGAGACCTGCTGCGGTGGGAGTTGCGGCCCGAGGGCACCGGATGCCTGCTGATCTTCACCACCATCCCGAAGGAGCGCGCGAATGTCGCCCGCGACGCCACGGGCTGGCATTTCTGCCTCGACAACCTGGAGGCGGCGGTCGATGGAAATCCTGCGGCCGGGTTCGACAAGGAGCGCTTCTCCGCGCTGAATGCGGAGTACGGCGCGCGGTTCGGTCTGGGCAGCTTCCCCGCCTTCATGACGGGCACGGCCAACCGCGTGGCGGCGGGCTCGTTGCGCATCCCCGGCGTCGATGCTTACGCGTTCAGCGGCGCGGACGGTGCCCAGATCACGCTCTGCCACGCGCAAAGCGATGGGGAGACCGAAGAGCAATGGCGGGACTTCGACGAGTATCTCGCAGTCCTCGATGGCCGCTACGTGCTGCGCATCAATGGCATGGACATCGAGCTCGGCCCCGGGCGGGAGTTCGTCATTCCCAGGGGCGCACGAATCGCAGGACGGTTCACCGCCGGTACGCGGACGATTCACGCCCGCGGCGGCCCGAGCCTCGAGCGAGCAGGATCCTAG
- a CDS encoding ArsR/SmtB family transcription factor, translated as MLSAFEVVAEPNRRRILDLLREGRHPVGELVDRLGLTQPTVSKHLRVLKDARLVDVEQDAQRRVYRLRPEPLVELDSWLAPYRELWSRRLDALERHLDTMADDAPAPVRRSPAQRRKR; from the coding sequence ATGCTGAGCGCGTTCGAAGTCGTGGCGGAGCCGAACCGCCGCCGCATTCTCGACCTCCTCCGCGAAGGGCGCCATCCCGTCGGGGAGCTGGTGGACCGGCTCGGGTTGACGCAGCCGACCGTGTCCAAGCACCTGCGCGTGCTCAAGGATGCGCGGCTGGTGGACGTGGAGCAGGATGCTCAAAGGCGGGTGTATCGCCTGCGTCCGGAGCCCCTCGTGGAGCTGGATTCGTGGCTCGCGCCGTATCGCGAGCTGTGGTCGCGGCGGCTCGACGCGCTCGAGCGTCACCTCGATACCATGGCGGACGACGCGCCCGCCCCCGTCCGCCGGAGCCCGGCCCAGAGGAGAAAGCGATGA
- a CDS encoding aspartate aminotransferase family protein produces MKSHTKSTDLFRRGRAVLPDGVSSPMRSFSQVGGTPICAASAKGATITDVDGNVYIDFLNAFGALILGHAREEVVEAVARQASMGMVYGLSTALEYELAEKIVASTPSIEKIRFVCSGTEAVMTAARIARSHTGRSLLLKFGGAYHGHSDALLASPSNLGANGARTKGSTQGIAESLNREVLLCEYNDEEQLAALFSAHGDRIAAVLVEPFATNMGFVKPQPGFHRLIRELCDRHGALFIFDEVVTGFRFHFGGVCNSLGIDPDLVTFGKIIGGGAPIGAYAGKTQFMQHVAVGKKVFQSGTFAANPLTMAAGNAALDVLSRPGFYGELEEKGAWLEAAITSQFAARRIPYHVSRHGALAGVAFRDSREPMKSYRDVKTQDYEVFKKVHARMLERGFLMPPSLEEPIFISAAHSRDDLTSFADALAESIQLFTTGRTALGGRPATLS; encoded by the coding sequence ATGAAATCTCATACGAAATCGACCGATCTGTTCCGGCGCGGCCGCGCGGTTTTGCCGGATGGAGTCAGCTCCCCCATGCGCTCCTTCTCGCAGGTCGGAGGTACCCCGATCTGCGCAGCTTCGGCCAAGGGAGCGACGATCACGGATGTCGATGGAAACGTCTACATCGACTTTTTGAATGCGTTCGGCGCGCTCATCCTGGGTCACGCGCGTGAGGAGGTGGTCGAGGCAGTTGCAAGACAGGCGTCCATGGGCATGGTCTATGGCCTTTCCACTGCGCTGGAGTACGAACTCGCGGAGAAGATCGTCGCGAGCACGCCGTCGATCGAGAAGATCCGCTTCGTGTGCAGCGGGACGGAGGCTGTCATGACGGCCGCGCGTATCGCGCGATCCCATACCGGCAGGAGCCTCTTGCTCAAGTTCGGCGGCGCGTATCACGGGCATTCCGATGCGCTCCTGGCAAGCCCATCGAACCTCGGCGCGAATGGGGCAAGGACGAAGGGCTCGACCCAAGGCATCGCCGAGAGCCTGAACCGCGAGGTGCTGCTGTGCGAGTACAACGACGAGGAGCAGCTCGCGGCGCTGTTCTCCGCGCATGGCGACCGAATCGCGGCCGTCCTCGTGGAGCCATTCGCCACCAACATGGGCTTCGTCAAGCCACAGCCCGGGTTTCATCGGTTGATCAGGGAGCTGTGTGATCGTCACGGCGCGCTGTTCATCTTCGACGAGGTCGTCACCGGTTTCCGGTTCCACTTCGGTGGCGTATGCAATTCGCTCGGCATCGACCCCGACCTCGTGACCTTCGGGAAGATCATCGGCGGTGGCGCGCCGATCGGCGCCTACGCCGGAAAGACGCAGTTCATGCAACACGTGGCGGTCGGCAAGAAGGTGTTCCAGTCCGGAACGTTCGCAGCCAACCCGCTGACGATGGCGGCCGGCAACGCGGCGCTCGACGTGCTCTCGCGCCCTGGATTCTACGGCGAGCTGGAAGAAAAAGGTGCTTGGCTCGAGGCAGCGATCACGAGCCAATTCGCGGCCCGACGCATTCCGTATCACGTATCGCGCCATGGCGCGCTCGCAGGCGTGGCGTTCCGCGACAGCCGCGAACCGATGAAGTCGTACAGGGACGTCAAGACCCAGGACTACGAGGTCTTCAAGAAGGTCCATGCCCGCATGCTGGAGCGCGGTTTTTTGATGCCGCCTTCCCTCGAAGAACCGATCTTCATCTCGGCCGCCCACAGCCGCGATGACCTCACTTCTTTCGCCGATGCGCTGGCCGAGTCGATCCAGCTTTTCACAACCGGCCGGACCGCGCTCGGAGGTCGACCGGCGACGCTTTCATGA
- a CDS encoding diiron oxygenase gives MDAIAQPKVPSAPESVERWYTTATVRNSPRIVVPSSAQGEYVFPRSRQPLSDHPLVVSMGDAVVSFVLTQSAYKYMYEIGLLETRYVIDCALHIINNQIKGASDSEKREALTVVIDEGYHAYVALDFIIQLKALNGVEPIEVPETNGNLDAVRRAFAALPQHMHYDFQLISVCLAEHTLTKDLLSIGREKDATRTFTQVMTDHVSDEGRHANYFARMTRAHWQRLPEATKTAIASLLPGYLDDYLAGDTERAFDRKILGACGFSESQVDRVLEETNARYQEDMNAYITKTKANLVKLLQRTGILEFPAAMAAFAAYDASTGAAATSVLPAA, from the coding sequence ATGGACGCGATAGCACAGCCGAAAGTACCGTCAGCGCCGGAATCCGTCGAGAGGTGGTACACCACGGCGACGGTCCGCAACAGCCCGCGGATCGTGGTCCCCAGCAGCGCTCAGGGCGAGTATGTCTTCCCGCGCTCCCGCCAGCCATTGAGCGATCACCCCCTCGTCGTGAGCATGGGCGACGCCGTGGTCTCGTTCGTCCTCACCCAGTCGGCATACAAGTACATGTACGAGATCGGGCTGCTCGAGACGCGGTACGTCATCGACTGCGCCCTCCACATCATCAACAACCAGATCAAGGGCGCGAGCGACAGCGAGAAACGGGAAGCGCTGACGGTCGTGATCGATGAAGGTTACCACGCATATGTCGCCCTCGACTTCATCATTCAACTGAAGGCGCTGAACGGCGTCGAGCCCATCGAGGTGCCGGAGACCAACGGCAACCTGGACGCAGTACGGCGCGCCTTCGCGGCCCTGCCACAGCACATGCATTACGACTTCCAGCTCATCTCCGTGTGCCTCGCAGAGCACACCCTGACGAAGGACCTCCTGAGCATCGGTCGAGAGAAGGACGCGACGCGCACGTTCACGCAGGTCATGACCGACCACGTCTCCGATGAGGGCCGGCACGCCAACTATTTTGCGAGGATGACGAGGGCCCACTGGCAGCGGCTCCCTGAAGCGACGAAGACTGCGATCGCGTCGCTTTTGCCGGGCTACCTCGACGATTACCTCGCCGGCGACACCGAGCGAGCTTTCGACCGGAAGATTCTGGGCGCGTGCGGCTTCAGCGAGAGCCAGGTCGACCGCGTGCTCGAGGAAACGAACGCGAGATACCAGGAAGACATGAACGCATACATCACAAAGACCAAGGCAAACCTGGTGAAGCTCCTGCAACGTACTGGAATCCTGGAGTTTCCCGCAGCGATGGCTGCGTTCGCCGCCTACGACGCGAGCACCGGCGCCGCTGCCACATCGGTGCTCCCCGCGGCTTGA